One genomic segment of Pseudorasbora parva isolate DD20220531a chromosome 6, ASM2467924v1, whole genome shotgun sequence includes these proteins:
- the LOC137078707 gene encoding solute carrier family 2, facilitated glucose transporter member 5-like has protein sequence MKEEMNMEKHERKGRVTLILAAASLIAGFGSSFQYGYNVAVINSPAPEMKLFYTQIYENRYGPMSDSLLTLLWSVTVSMYPLGGFFGSLMVAPLVNKFGRKGTLLFNNIFSIVPAIMMGVSEVAGSFEIIIVARILVGICAGLSSNVVPMYLGEIAPKNYRGAIGIVPQLFITIGILVAQVFGIRNILGNKEGWPIMLGLTGIPAAIELLLLPFFPESPRYMLIQKGDEKTARKGLQQLRGWEDVDEELCEMHVEDQSEQAEGRLSLLNLFTFRSLRWQLLSVIFMNMGQQLSGVNAIYYYADSIYSSAGVSEDHVQYVTVGTGAVNVVMTIAAVFIVEKSGRRLLLLIGFGICCASCILLTVALYFQTTLDWMPYVSIVCVIVYVIGHAIGPSPIPNVITTEMFRQSSRPPAFMVGGSVHWLSNFTVGLVFPFLEKGLGPYSFIIFGCICLATLIYIWVVIPETKNKTFLETSKLFAQRNKVEIVLEGEVPEIKETGQEISLNGGKPAQLAAELLHTD, from the exons ATGAAGGAAGAGATGAACATGGAGAAACATGAGCGGAAGGGA AGGGTGACGCTGATCCTGGCTGCAGCTTCTTTGATCGCAGGGTTTGGTTCGTCTTTTCAGTATGGATACAATGTGGCTGTGATCAACTCACCTGCCCCA GAGATGAAGCTTTTCTACACCCAAATATATGAGAATCGTTATGGTCCAATGTCAGACAGTCTCCTGACCCTCCTGTGGTCCGTTACTGTGTCCATGTACCCACTGGGTGGGTTTTTCGGATCTCTCATGGTAGCCCCATTGGTAAACAAATTCGGAAG AAAAGGCACACTCCTGTTCAACAACATCTTTTCTATTGTTCCTGCTATAATGATGGGTGTGAGTGAAGTGGCGGGGTCATTTGAGATCATCATTGTCGCACGCATTTTAGTGGGCATCTGTGCAG GCCTGTCCTCCAATGTGGTGCCCATGTATTTGGGAGAGATCGCTCCTAAGAATTACAGGGGGGCCATTGGGATAGTGCCACAGCTTTTCATCACCATTGGGATCCTTGTCGCCCAAGTGTTCGGCATTCGCAATATCCTAGGAAATAAAGAAG GCTGGCCCATCATGTTGGGTCTCACAGGGATTCCAGCTGCCATTGAGCTGCTGCTTCTGCCTTTCTTTCCCGAGAGCCCTCGCTACATGCTCATACAGAAGGGGGATGAAAAAACTGCCAGGAAAG GCCTACAGCAGCTGCGGGGCTGGGAGGATGTGGACGAGGAGCTCTGTGAGATGCATGTTGAGGATCAGTCTGAGCAAGCAGAAGGTCGACTCTCTCTGCTCAACCTCTTCACCTTCCGCTCACTACGCTGGCAGCTGCTGTCTGTAATCTTCATGAACATGGGCCAACAACTTTCAGGAGTCAATGCC ATTTATTACTATGCTGACAGCATCTATAGCTCAGCAGGAGTGAGTGAAGATCACGTTCAGTATGTGACCGTCGGAACAGGAGCTGTTAATGTCGTCATGACAATAGCAGCT GTGTTCATAGTGGAGAAATCTGGCAGAAGGTTGTTGCTACTGATCGGCTTTGGTATCTGCTGTGCATCCTGTATTCTCCTGACCGTAGCGCTCTACTTCCAG ACTACACTGGACTGGATGCCCTATGTCAGCATCGTTTGTGTCATTGTTTACGTCATCGGACATGCTATTGGCCCAA GTCCCATTCCTAACGTAATCACCACCGAGATGTTCCGGCAGTCTTCTAGACCACCAGCCTTCATGGTGGGCGGCTCGGTTCACTGGCTCTCAAACTTCACAGTCGGCCTGGTCTTCCCTTttctagag AAAGGCCTGGGTCCGTACAGCTTCATCATTTTTGGATGCATCTGTCTCGCCACACTTATCTACATCTGGGTGGTCATCCCAGAGACCAAAAACAAGACCTTTCTGGAGACCAGCAAGCTTTTTGCTCAGAGAAACAAGGTGGAGATTGTGCTGGAGGGTGAAGTCCCTGAGATCAAAGAGACAGGACAGGAAATTTCTCTGAATGG TGGCAAACCTGCTCAGCTTGCAGCTGAACTCCTCCATACAGACTGA